In a genomic window of Penaeus vannamei isolate JL-2024 chromosome 10, ASM4276789v1, whole genome shotgun sequence:
- the LOC113812873 gene encoding ficolin-2 yields the protein MRVTRPHAGVLAVVLIVALPFVASNNTNTSASAGGEGSVTVSVRKEGEVTGLLLFFGEGQEVTINGEQPETKCIRISNQREIEVRVIQDGVPQGESKSPQGRRGAAGGKREVIAQMELKNCLEVQNLGHNKSGVYTISPYELCPEHQVDVFCDMDTDGGGWTVIQNRDLSQGDFFRPWVDYVNGFGDLSHDFWLGIKHIHALTSQSPYEVRLDMTDFDNISRFATYDGFSLSDEAHRYEISFGEYSGGTDPAPDVENCAILWESVWWFKSCYTAHIEDEEQEGPNSKWLEVMWGYWRGYNYPPKKSEIKIRPKA from the exons ATGAG AGTTACACGGCCGCACGCCGGTGTCTTGGCAGTGGTACTCATAGTTGCACTGCCCTTCGTAG CTTCCAATAACACGAACACCTCCGCAAGTGCGGGCGGAGAAGGCTCGGTGACCGTGTCAgtcaggaaagaaggggaggtcaCGGGCCTTCTGCTCTTCTTTGGGGAAGGTCAAGAGGTCACGATCAACGGAGAACAACCTGAGACAAAATGCATCAGGATTAGTAACCAGAGGGAGATCGAGGTCCGCGTCATACAGGACGGGGTTCCTCAAGGGGAGAGCAAGAGCCCCCAAGGTCGACGAGGCGCGGCCGGGGGGAAGCGAGAGGTCATCGCGCAGATGGAGCTCAA GAACTGCCTGGAGGTGCAGAATCTGGGCCACAACAAAAGCGGCGTGTACACCATCTCGCCGTACGAGCTGTGTCCCGAGCACCAGGTGGACGTCTTCTGCGACATGGACACCGACGGCGGGGGCTGGACCGTCATCCAGAACCGAGACCTGTCGCAGGGGGACTTCTTCCGTCCGTGGGTGGACTACGTCAACGGCTTCGGAGACCTGTCGCACGACTTCTGGCTCGGGATCAAGCACATCCACGCCCTCACGAGCCAGTCCCCCTACGAGGTGCGCTTGGACATGACCGACTTCGACAACATCTCCCGGTTCGCGACCTACGACGGCTTCTCCCTCAGCGACGAGGCTCACCGCTACGAGATCAGCTTCGGCGAGTACTCGGGGGGCACCGACCCCGCGCCGGACGTCGAAAACTGCGCGATTTT GTGGGAGAGCGTGTGGTGGTTCAAGAGCTGCTACACGGCGCACATAGAGGACGAAGAGCAGGAGGGACCCAACAGCAAGTGGCTGGAGGTCATGTGGGGCTACTGGCGAGGCTACAACTACCCCCCGAAAAAGAGCGAGATAAAGATCAGGCCCAAAGCATAG